The following proteins are co-located in the Pseudomonas sp. DY-1 genome:
- a CDS encoding LysR family transcriptional regulator: protein MDKLSALNMFVATAEYGSFSRAAEQIGKTPSALTKAVGHLESELGVRLFERTTRRMALTEAGHIYLEGARQALMQLQLAGEEVDQLQDELRGTLRLTAPPSFGPAFLSEVCCRFMSEHPQVRLDVDLNDAFVDLIDGGYDLALRDGPTDLPGLIARPLTKNRIYLCASPAYLERKRLPVSLDTYQQHDWLIFQHPLLNRHYWWLWRGEERIRVSQPTPRMTSDNYDFLLACLLGGHGLQVVPQWSAAPYLASGQLVRVMSDYELEPDAFGPWVHVLYLAHRRRTRKVRVFIEMVEACLRERGIA from the coding sequence ATGGACAAGCTCAGCGCGCTCAACATGTTCGTCGCCACTGCCGAGTACGGCAGCTTCAGCCGTGCCGCGGAGCAGATCGGCAAGACGCCGTCCGCGCTGACCAAGGCAGTGGGGCACCTGGAGAGCGAGCTGGGCGTGCGCCTGTTCGAACGCACCACCCGTCGCATGGCGCTGACCGAAGCCGGCCACATTTACCTGGAAGGTGCCCGGCAGGCGCTTATGCAACTGCAACTGGCCGGGGAAGAAGTGGACCAACTGCAGGACGAATTGCGCGGCACCCTACGCCTCACGGCGCCGCCGTCCTTCGGCCCGGCCTTTCTCAGTGAGGTGTGCTGCCGCTTCATGAGCGAACATCCGCAGGTGCGCCTGGACGTGGACCTGAACGACGCCTTTGTCGACCTGATTGACGGCGGCTACGACCTGGCCCTGCGCGACGGGCCCACCGACCTGCCTGGGCTGATCGCCCGGCCGTTGACCAAGAACCGCATCTACCTCTGCGCCAGCCCCGCCTATCTGGAGCGCAAGAGGCTTCCCGTGTCGCTGGACACCTACCAGCAGCATGACTGGCTGATCTTCCAGCACCCGCTGCTCAACCGACACTACTGGTGGCTGTGGCGTGGTGAGGAACGCATCCGTGTATCGCAGCCCACGCCGCGAATGACCAGCGACAACTACGACTTCCTGCTCGCCTGCCTGCTAGGCGGTCATGGGTTGCAGGTGGTGCCGCAATGGAGTGCGGCACCCTACCTGGCCAGTGGCCAACTGGTTCGGGTGATGTCCGACTACGAGCTGGAACCTGACGCCTTCGGGCCCTGGGTCCATGTCCTCTATCTGGCCCATCGCCGTCGCACCCGCAAGGTGCGGGTGTTCATCGAGATGGTGGAGGCCTGCCTGCGGGAGAGGGGAATCGCCTAG
- a CDS encoding amidohydrolase, whose product MKTFAPKLLAVALACSSMESFAAVDLILHNAKVYTAEPGQALQQAVAVEDGKVRAVGSNAEILRLKESGTQVMDLGGKVLMPGFIDSHSHAIFGGLELDSASMGGQLIPVAELEQRLRQWRDNGKARHGDALSVSGLPSAAWSQVAELEQRFNRGEWADVPIFFLGWDHHTGWANQAMLKRAGIDAAKVKGLKGEAQATIGHHPDGRPNGFLADAGLDPVMAQLPPASAEQLLKAARSALRYNLSLGITAWMDPAANAAPGEPLFDFKPTAQTLGVLPAYKALAEKGELTAHVAALLVANPKSKPADLDTLDQVRQRFQGVPNLTLPGIKVFADGVAEVPAQTAAMLDPYKNSNKRGELLIDPAHFGDLVSAADARGWLVHVHAIGDRAVRESLNGIEQARKDRQSGIAHSVTHLQMVNPKEFARFKPLDVIASMQLYWASADEVSIDLVQPYISAMAFQFQYPARSLLKNGATISGASDWPVTTPEPWKAISRKGPKGVLNAAEEIDRETMFQAYTLNSARTIGLEKQIGSLSPGKQADLILLDRDVFQVEPEALQGTQVLKTWFAGREVFNAAL is encoded by the coding sequence ATGAAAACCTTCGCCCCTAAACTCCTGGCCGTCGCACTGGCTTGTTCCTCGATGGAAAGCTTCGCGGCGGTCGATCTCATCCTGCATAACGCCAAGGTCTACACCGCCGAACCCGGCCAGGCCCTGCAACAGGCCGTGGCCGTGGAAGACGGCAAGGTGCGCGCCGTCGGCAGTAACGCCGAAATCCTGCGCCTGAAGGAGTCCGGCACCCAGGTGATGGACCTCGGCGGCAAAGTGCTCATGCCGGGCTTCATCGACTCACACTCCCACGCGATTTTCGGCGGCCTGGAACTGGACTCGGCCTCCATGGGCGGCCAGCTGATTCCCGTGGCGGAACTGGAGCAGCGCCTGCGCCAATGGCGCGACAACGGCAAGGCGCGGCATGGCGACGCGCTCAGTGTCAGCGGTCTGCCGTCAGCTGCCTGGAGCCAAGTGGCTGAACTGGAACAGCGCTTCAACCGGGGCGAATGGGCCGACGTGCCGATCTTTTTCCTCGGCTGGGACCATCACACCGGCTGGGCCAACCAGGCCATGCTCAAGCGCGCCGGCATCGATGCGGCCAAGGTGAAAGGCCTGAAGGGCGAAGCACAGGCCACCATTGGCCACCATCCCGATGGCCGCCCCAATGGTTTCCTTGCCGATGCCGGGCTGGACCCGGTGATGGCGCAACTCCCACCCGCCTCGGCCGAGCAACTGCTGAAGGCCGCGCGCTCGGCACTGCGCTACAACCTCAGCCTGGGCATTACCGCGTGGATGGACCCGGCGGCCAACGCCGCGCCGGGGGAGCCCCTGTTCGATTTCAAGCCCACCGCCCAGACCCTCGGCGTGTTGCCGGCCTACAAGGCGCTGGCGGAAAAGGGTGAGCTTACGGCCCACGTCGCCGCCCTGCTGGTGGCCAACCCGAAGAGCAAGCCGGCCGACCTGGACACTCTCGACCAGGTGCGCCAGCGATTCCAGGGCGTGCCCAACCTCACCCTGCCCGGCATCAAGGTCTTCGCCGACGGCGTGGCGGAGGTCCCGGCACAAACCGCCGCGATGCTCGATCCCTACAAGAACTCGAACAAACGTGGCGAACTGCTGATCGACCCGGCGCACTTCGGCGATCTGGTCAGCGCGGCCGACGCCCGCGGCTGGCTGGTGCATGTTCATGCCATCGGCGACCGCGCAGTGCGTGAGTCGCTCAATGGCATCGAACAGGCGCGTAAAGACCGCCAGAGCGGCATCGCCCATTCAGTCACCCACTTGCAGATGGTCAACCCGAAGGAGTTTGCGCGCTTCAAGCCGCTGGATGTGATCGCCTCCATGCAGCTCTACTGGGCCAGCGCCGATGAGGTCAGCATCGACCTGGTGCAGCCCTACATCAGCGCCATGGCCTTCCAGTTCCAGTACCCGGCCCGTTCGCTGCTGAAGAACGGCGCCACCATCTCCGGCGCCAGCGACTGGCCGGTAACCACGCCGGAACCCTGGAAGGCGATCAGCCGCAAGGGTCCGAAAGGCGTACTGAACGCCGCCGAGGAAATCGACCGGGAAACCATGTTCCAGGCCTACACCCTCAACTCTGCCCGCACCATTGGCCTCGAAAAGCAGATCGGCTCGCTCTCGCCCGGCAAGCAGGCCGACCTGATCCTCCTCGACCGCGACGTGTTCCAGGTCGAACCCGAAGCCCTGCAGGGCACCCAGGTACTGAAAACCTGGTTCGCCGGTCGCGAAGTCTTCAACGCCGCCCTCTAA
- a CDS encoding TorF family putative porin has product MKRFTLLALALAPLACQAIELNDDFSLQVDLALVSDYRTRGISQTQNDPAAQASATLLHSSGLYAGIWTSNVDFGLGLKTRQEVDYYAGWYWQATDEVNLDLGYIKYSFPKEGQFNQSEAYAILGAYGFKFGAQYSNDAKNLIGEKQDTFYSYVSYEYALPLDVGLKLRYGRNDFKDPLFWSARGESSNAYHEWEARLTRDFVGVTWGIAYIDTDLSESECTSYYGFTDVCSSTWVASVSKHF; this is encoded by the coding sequence ATGAAACGCTTCACGCTCCTTGCGCTCGCCCTGGCTCCGCTCGCCTGCCAGGCCATAGAACTGAACGACGATTTTTCCTTGCAAGTCGACCTGGCGCTGGTCAGTGACTACCGCACCCGTGGCATTTCCCAGACCCAGAACGACCCGGCTGCCCAGGCTAGCGCCACCCTGCTCCATAGCAGCGGCCTGTACGCCGGGATATGGACCTCCAACGTCGACTTTGGCCTTGGCCTGAAGACCCGCCAGGAAGTGGACTACTACGCCGGCTGGTACTGGCAGGCCACCGATGAAGTGAACCTTGACCTCGGCTACATCAAGTACAGTTTTCCGAAGGAAGGCCAGTTCAACCAGAGCGAGGCCTACGCCATCCTCGGCGCCTACGGCTTCAAGTTCGGCGCCCAGTACTCCAACGACGCGAAGAACCTGATCGGCGAAAAGCAGGACACGTTCTACAGCTACGTCAGCTACGAGTACGCCCTGCCCCTGGATGTGGGCCTGAAGCTGCGCTACGGGCGCAACGACTTCAAGGACCCGCTGTTCTGGTCTGCCCGCGGCGAAAGCTCCAATGCCTACCACGAGTGGGAAGCCAGGCTGACCCGCGACTTTGTCGGTGTCACCTGGGGCATCGCCTACATCGACACCGACCTGTCCGAGTCCGAATGCACCAGTTATTACGGCTTCACCGATGTGTGCAGCTCGACCTGGGTGGCGAGTGTGAGCAAGCATTTCTAG
- a CDS encoding LysR family transcriptional regulator, translating into MDKFGAITMFVATAEFGSFSRAAEQLGKTPSALTKAVSHLEEELGVRLFERSTRRTVLTEAGRVYLETARQVLQRLHEVGEEVGQLQHGLYGSLRLTAPLAFGRAFLDEVCAGFLAEYPQIRLRVDLSDSFIDLVDAGYDLALREGRGDQPGLIAKTVGRNCLALCASPTYLARNPVPVTPATLDQHDWLLYRHAALSRTYWWVEKDGQRLSLLQPAAPRLESDNYDLLLANALAGGGLFHAPLWSGAPYFADGRLVRLMADYEIDPDAFGPQILAVYPSHRRATGKVLAFIDYLAGFLEQRGLA; encoded by the coding sequence ATGGACAAGTTCGGTGCCATCACCATGTTCGTCGCCACGGCGGAGTTCGGTAGTTTCAGCCGCGCCGCCGAGCAGCTCGGCAAGACTCCCTCGGCCCTGACCAAGGCCGTCAGCCACCTGGAAGAAGAGCTCGGCGTGCGGCTGTTCGAACGCAGTACCCGGCGCACCGTGCTGACCGAAGCCGGGCGGGTCTACCTGGAAACCGCGCGCCAGGTACTGCAGCGCCTGCATGAGGTGGGGGAAGAGGTCGGCCAGTTGCAGCACGGTCTTTACGGCAGCCTGCGATTGACTGCGCCACTGGCTTTCGGTCGCGCTTTTCTCGATGAGGTCTGCGCGGGGTTCCTTGCCGAGTACCCGCAAATTCGGTTGCGGGTGGATCTTTCCGACTCATTCATCGATCTCGTCGATGCGGGCTACGACCTGGCCTTGCGCGAAGGACGCGGCGACCAGCCCGGGCTGATCGCCAAGACTGTCGGGCGCAACTGCCTGGCCTTGTGCGCCAGCCCGACTTACCTGGCCCGCAATCCGGTACCGGTAACCCCGGCAACCCTCGACCAGCACGACTGGTTGCTCTACCGGCACGCGGCGTTGAGCCGAACGTACTGGTGGGTGGAGAAGGACGGCCAGCGGCTTAGCCTCCTGCAGCCCGCCGCACCGCGTCTGGAGAGCGACAACTACGACCTGTTGCTGGCCAATGCGCTGGCTGGCGGCGGACTGTTTCACGCACCTCTGTGGAGTGGCGCCCCTTACTTCGCCGATGGCCGCTTGGTGCGGTTGATGGCCGACTACGAGATCGACCCGGACGCCTTTGGCCCGCAGATTCTCGCGGTCTACCCCAGCCACCGCCGTGCCACCGGCAAGGTGCTGGCGTTCATCGACTACCTGGCGGGCTTTCTGGAGCAGCGTGGGCTGGCGTGA